The proteins below are encoded in one region of Thermosulfurimonas marina:
- a CDS encoding flavin reductase family protein, whose translation MGLQRLISQYIVQGVYVITVRHGDKINGMTAAWVSQVSFRPRLLAVAIAPERYTYQLLKESGTFCINVLGEDQVDLARHFGFKSGRDTDKFAGIPYLNALKGSPVLKSAIAYFECDVVSTCEVGDHVLFVGEVGDHAVQVEGARPLIFRWDDYFGGVEA comes from the coding sequence ATGGGACTGCAGAGACTTATCTCCCAGTATATCGTTCAGGGCGTTTATGTAATTACCGTGCGACACGGCGACAAAATCAACGGGATGACTGCGGCCTGGGTGAGCCAGGTTTCCTTCAGACCCCGGCTTCTGGCCGTGGCCATTGCTCCCGAGAGATATACCTATCAGTTACTCAAGGAGTCGGGGACTTTTTGCATTAACGTTTTGGGAGAAGATCAGGTGGATCTGGCCCGGCACTTCGGGTTTAAGTCCGGAAGGGACACGGACAAGTTTGCCGGCATTCCTTATCTCAACGCCCTCAAGGGTTCTCCGGTCCTCAAGAGTGCCATCGCTTACTTTGAATGCGATGTGGTTTCTACCTGTGAAGTGGGAGATCACGTACTCTTTGTGGGGGAGGTGGGGGATCACGCCGTCCAGGTAGAAGGAGCCCGTCCCCTCATCTTCCGCTGGGACGACTACTTCGGCGGAGTGGAGGCCTAG
- a CDS encoding tetratricopeptide repeat protein yields the protein MPQSEAGEEILVLHEKWVRVARGHLREIVATVVGLVLVLSLWAGYRYYRDRREVQAVRLYVKALSQKDRDSQIKLLENLVHNYGDTVAGREARLNLWESRLSSSSPEELLKELKALEKGARAEVKSSLRLGEGYLLEEKEDFKAAAGLYEEVLKEAPFSEGVVSADLARVYERIGDFRRALEYYRRFVAQKPPLEALSFVEYKLSILEKRLGQSS from the coding sequence ATGCCCCAGAGTGAGGCCGGAGAGGAGATCCTGGTCCTACACGAAAAGTGGGTGCGGGTGGCCCGGGGCCATCTGCGAGAGATCGTGGCCACGGTAGTGGGGCTGGTCCTGGTCCTTTCCCTCTGGGCGGGCTACCGCTATTACCGGGACCGCAGGGAGGTCCAGGCGGTAAGGCTTTATGTAAAGGCCCTAAGCCAGAAAGATCGCGATTCTCAGATAAAACTCCTGGAAAATCTGGTCCACAACTATGGAGACACGGTGGCCGGAAGGGAAGCCCGGCTCAATCTGTGGGAGAGCCGACTTTCTTCGTCCTCTCCCGAGGAATTGCTTAAAGAACTCAAGGCCTTAGAGAAGGGGGCCCGGGCCGAGGTGAAGTCTTCTTTGAGGCTGGGAGAGGGCTATCTCCTTGAGGAAAAGGAAGACTTCAAGGCCGCGGCGGGACTTTACGAGGAGGTCCTCAAGGAGGCTCCCTTTAGTGAAGGGGTGGTGAGTGCGGATCTGGCCCGGGTTTACGAAAGAATAGGGGATTTTCGGCGGGCTCTGGAATATTATCGCCGGTTTGTGGCCCAGAAGCCCCCTCTCGAGGCCCTTTCTTTTGTAGAATACAAACTTTCAATCCTGGAAAAACGCCTGGGTCAAAGCTCGTGA
- a CDS encoding DUF1992 domain-containing protein — MSLLIFQRLAEERIQEAIRNGEFDDLPGKGKPLQMEDLSFVPEEVRLAYKVLKNAGFVPPEVELRREIRTLEDLLESLGEEEVEEQYRIMRRLDFLLLKLRETHRRSALLEEDARYYRLVARKVARLREKERRPVGGKIDWSGLSHRLGLKYLAGSFRRRP, encoded by the coding sequence GTGAGTCTTCTCATCTTTCAGCGTCTGGCCGAGGAGCGCATTCAGGAGGCCATTCGGAACGGGGAGTTTGACGATCTCCCGGGCAAGGGGAAGCCTCTCCAGATGGAGGATCTTTCCTTTGTACCGGAGGAAGTACGTCTGGCCTACAAGGTGTTGAAAAATGCGGGCTTTGTACCTCCGGAGGTGGAGTTGCGCCGGGAGATCCGAACCTTAGAGGATCTCCTGGAGAGTCTGGGCGAGGAAGAGGTGGAGGAGCAATATCGGATCATGCGCCGACTGGATTTTCTTCTTCTCAAGTTGCGGGAGACCCATCGTCGTTCCGCCCTTCTTGAGGAGGATGCCCGTTACTATCGTTTGGTAGCCCGAAAGGTGGCTCGTCTGCGGGAGAAGGAGAGGCGTCCGGTGGGGGGAAAGATCGACTGGTCCGGCCTTTCTCACCGTTTGGGCCTCAAGTATTTGGCGGGCTCTTTCCGCCGGCGTCCCTGA
- a CDS encoding IS1634 family transposase, with translation MYIRTKTFKNKDGSTRTYLYIVEGKRVNGKVRQRIVANLGRLEKLQEGELDKLIEGLAKFSRRQWIEAQARSIQAQWAKDFGPALIFRRLWEDLKLSSILKELLAGTEIAIDVEEAVFAMVLNRLCDPASKLGVSRWKETVYRPEFERLKLHHFYRALDFLADHKEEIEEKLFERIRDLFHLELDLVFWDTASVYFEGRGAEGFCEYGFSKDHRPDRVQVILGFLMTREGIPIAHEVFPGATADVETFRVVLKDLQNRFRIRRVILVADRGMVSREVLKEIEAMGLEYLVGVRMRRLRAMKEVLGRGGRFREVKGNLKVKEVWHEGRRYLICFNPEEAERERLSREEMVGKLEEKLKAGGLKGLIGNRGYRRYLKVEGSSAVVDREVLEEEARYDGKYVLETNAGLSVEEAALAYRGLWQVERAFREMKSGLDLRPVYHWTEKRIRGHIMVCFLAFVLEVVLMRRLREVGYEGSYQEVMTDLERLKAVEVTVDGRNYLVRTELEGKAYEVFKAVGIRVPGRFLEVGGEDVVERGGSMPGNR, from the coding sequence ATGTATATCCGAACCAAAACCTTCAAAAACAAGGACGGGTCCACTAGAACCTACCTCTATATTGTGGAGGGCAAGCGGGTCAACGGAAAGGTACGCCAGAGGATCGTGGCCAACCTGGGGCGCCTGGAAAAACTCCAAGAGGGAGAACTGGATAAGCTGATAGAGGGGCTGGCCAAGTTTTCCCGGAGACAATGGATAGAAGCTCAGGCTCGAAGCATTCAGGCCCAATGGGCCAAGGACTTTGGTCCGGCTTTGATTTTCAGAAGACTTTGGGAAGATCTTAAGCTTAGTAGCATACTGAAGGAGCTTCTTGCCGGAACGGAGATTGCCATAGATGTGGAGGAAGCGGTTTTTGCCATGGTTTTGAACCGGCTCTGTGATCCGGCCTCAAAACTCGGGGTCAGCCGATGGAAGGAGACAGTCTATCGGCCGGAGTTTGAAAGGCTTAAGCTACACCATTTCTACCGGGCTCTTGATTTTCTGGCCGATCATAAGGAGGAAATAGAGGAGAAGCTTTTTGAGAGGATAAGGGATCTATTTCATTTGGAGCTTGATTTGGTGTTTTGGGACACGGCGAGCGTGTATTTTGAGGGGAGAGGGGCGGAGGGGTTTTGCGAGTATGGATTTTCGAAGGATCATCGTCCGGACAGGGTGCAGGTGATATTGGGGTTTCTTATGACGCGGGAGGGGATACCGATAGCCCACGAGGTATTTCCGGGGGCTACGGCGGACGTAGAGACCTTTCGGGTGGTGCTAAAAGACTTACAGAATCGGTTCAGGATAAGGCGGGTCATTCTTGTGGCGGACCGGGGGATGGTGAGTCGGGAGGTGTTAAAGGAGATAGAGGCTATGGGGCTTGAGTACTTGGTGGGGGTGAGGATGCGGAGGCTCAGGGCCATGAAGGAAGTGCTGGGCAGAGGGGGGCGTTTTCGGGAGGTGAAGGGTAACCTTAAGGTGAAGGAAGTCTGGCATGAGGGGAGGCGTTATCTGATTTGTTTCAATCCGGAGGAGGCGGAGAGGGAGAGGCTTTCCCGTGAGGAGATGGTAGGGAAGCTTGAGGAGAAGCTCAAGGCCGGGGGTCTTAAGGGGCTTATAGGGAACCGGGGTTATCGTCGGTATTTGAAGGTGGAGGGGAGTTCGGCGGTTGTTGATCGGGAGGTTTTGGAGGAGGAGGCTAGATATGATGGGAAGTATGTGCTTGAGACGAATGCGGGGTTAAGTGTGGAGGAGGCGGCTTTGGCGTATAGGGGACTTTGGCAGGTAGAGAGGGCCTTTCGGGAGATGAAAAGCGGTCTGGATCTTAGGCCGGTGTATCACTGGACGGAGAAGCGGATTCGGGGGCACATCATGGTATGTTTTTTGGCCTTTGTGCTGGAGGTGGTGCTGATGAGGAGGCTGAGGGAGGTTGGCTACGAGGGAAGTTATCAGGAGGTGATGACGGATCTTGAGCGGCTTAAGGCGGTGGAGGTTACGGTGGATGGGAGGAATTACTTGGTGAGGACGGAACTTGAGGGGAAGGCCTATGAGGTATTCAAGGCGGTGGGGATAAGGGTACCAGGGAGGTTTCTTGAGGTGGGAGGAGAGGATGTTGTGGAACGCGGGGGTAGTATGCCCGGAAACCGTTGA
- the cysC gene encoding adenylyl-sulfate kinase: MKSSQVYWHPQLVTRADRERLNKHRSGVIWFTGLPASGKSTIAHFLEKELFERGIRAYVLDGDNIRHGLCGDLGFSREERRENLRRIAEVCRLMVDAGILVLAAFVSPYREDRQYVRERVGDGAFFEVYVKCSPETCEKRDPKGLYRKAREGKIQGFTGVNAPYEEPENPDLVLDTEEDDLETCVQKVLQMLSEKGFILLL, encoded by the coding sequence ATGAAGAGCTCGCAGGTCTACTGGCATCCCCAATTGGTTACCCGGGCGGACCGGGAACGCCTTAACAAACACCGCAGCGGTGTTATTTGGTTCACGGGTCTTCCGGCCTCGGGCAAGTCTACCATAGCCCATTTTCTGGAAAAGGAGCTTTTTGAGCGCGGCATTCGGGCTTATGTCCTGGATGGAGACAACATTCGCCACGGCCTTTGCGGGGATCTGGGCTTCTCCCGGGAGGAGCGCCGGGAAAATCTGCGTCGCATCGCCGAGGTCTGCCGCCTAATGGTAGACGCCGGGATCTTGGTGCTCGCGGCCTTTGTTTCCCCCTATCGGGAAGATCGGCAATACGTGCGCGAAAGGGTAGGGGATGGGGCCTTTTTCGAGGTGTATGTAAAATGTAGTCCCGAGACCTGCGAAAAACGGGACCCCAAAGGGCTTTACCGCAAGGCCCGCGAGGGAAAAATCCAAGGCTTTACCGGGGTCAACGCTCCCTACGAGGAGCCCGAAAATCCTGACCTGGTACTGGATACCGAAGAGGATGACCTCGAGACTTGTGTCCAGAAGGTCCTCCAGATGCTCTCCGAAAAGGGCTTCATCCTCCTTCTCTAG
- a CDS encoding MFS transporter produces the protein MKTAFYRKMAVVALLYLAEGLPFGFVYVTLPVYLRTEGVNLVEIGLLSLAGLSWSLKPLWAPLVDRYGRKYYWMVGALLGLALSVTLLSLVPPAGKLYILFVFLCTLSSATLDIAVDGYTIELLEEEELGPGNGVRVSAYRVAMIGSGGGLVALAHFWGFRPAFLALTVIFLALAALIAFLPDTHLPSMSTKTHDLFGQYILPLKDILKRPYAPVLLFFILTFKIGDATMGSMIYPFWVDRGFTKLEIGLISGTLGSLATIAGSLVGGGLVRSLGLFRALWMLGLTQSLSNLGYAYAALPSSARWTVYVASLVESFTGGLGTAAFLAFLMRLCRRDLSASQYALLATLFSLSFNLSRALGGFGAQAWGYAGFFFFTFWISLPPLLLVPVVFKALPQEAPPS, from the coding sequence ATGAAAACCGCCTTCTATCGCAAGATGGCCGTGGTGGCCCTCCTTTATCTGGCCGAAGGGTTGCCCTTTGGATTCGTTTACGTGACCCTCCCGGTCTATCTACGCACCGAAGGGGTCAACCTCGTGGAGATCGGGCTTCTTTCGCTGGCGGGCCTTTCTTGGAGTCTCAAACCCCTCTGGGCCCCCCTAGTGGACCGCTACGGACGAAAATATTATTGGATGGTGGGAGCCCTCCTGGGGCTCGCCCTCTCGGTGACTCTGCTTTCGCTGGTTCCTCCCGCAGGAAAACTCTATATTCTTTTCGTCTTTCTCTGTACCCTCTCTTCGGCCACCCTCGATATCGCCGTGGATGGTTACACCATCGAACTTCTGGAGGAAGAAGAGCTCGGCCCAGGCAATGGAGTCCGGGTCTCGGCCTATCGGGTAGCCATGATCGGCTCCGGAGGAGGGCTGGTAGCCCTGGCCCATTTTTGGGGCTTCCGGCCGGCCTTTCTGGCCCTCACGGTGATCTTCCTAGCCCTGGCCGCCCTCATCGCCTTCCTCCCAGACACCCATCTTCCCTCAATGTCTACCAAAACTCACGATTTATTCGGGCAATATATTTTACCTTTAAAGGACATTCTTAAGAGACCTTATGCTCCGGTCCTTCTATTTTTCATCCTTACTTTTAAGATTGGAGATGCCACTATGGGTTCCATGATCTACCCTTTCTGGGTGGACCGGGGGTTTACCAAGCTGGAAATCGGACTGATTTCGGGAACCCTGGGGAGTTTGGCCACCATTGCGGGCTCACTGGTGGGAGGAGGGCTAGTACGTTCCCTGGGTCTTTTCCGGGCCCTGTGGATGCTGGGGCTCACCCAATCTCTTTCCAATCTGGGCTATGCTTACGCGGCCCTGCCTTCTTCGGCCCGCTGGACGGTCTATGTGGCCTCTTTGGTAGAAAGCTTTACCGGAGGGCTCGGCACGGCGGCCTTTTTGGCCTTTCTTATGCGCCTCTGCCGGCGGGACCTAAGTGCCAGCCAGTACGCCCTTCTGGCCACTCTTTTCAGCCTTTCTTTTAATCTCTCCCGGGCCCTAGGGGGTTTCGGGGCGCAGGCCTGGGGCTATGCCGGGTTCTTCTTTTTCACCTTCTGGATTTCTCTTCCCCCTCTCCTCCTGGTTCCTGTGGTCTTCAAGGCCCTCCCGCAAGAAGCTCCCCCTTCCTGA